The Kryptolebias marmoratus isolate JLee-2015 linkage group LG9, ASM164957v2, whole genome shotgun sequence nucleotide sequence AGATGTCCGTGCTGTTTTGTTACGTAGAGATCTTCTTTATCACGAGTTAGAAGGAACAAAATGATATCCATTAATGTCAATATAAAGCAATAtaccttttatttctttgtggttCTGAGGCatattatttttagcttcttcttTTAATAGACTGCGCACAGTAAAGTGTTTTATAAGCTGTATTTGCTTCAGTAACACTGTCTAACCTTCAGCAGGTCACTTAGGTAAGTGTTGAAACATTCAGTCAGATCATCCAGCAGCTGACTGAACGCCAGGTGTGCGCGGGAGGAGAAGGTGTAGCGGTCGGAGCAGAGGGTGCTGACCAGGAGGGTACAAGCCTGCAGCACACTGACCTCTGTGTGTTTCTTCACAATGTCACATATCTGAGACAGCAGCGGGTCCAGATGCTGGCAGAAAGAGACGACGGAGAAAACGACACAAgagaaacaaatcagaaaaaagtAAACTAAATTCACCTTTAAAAGCCTGACTTTCTCAGCTTTTTTGTCTTCAAGTTACTGGTttgcatttggtttttgttgttcatttaaaaatattccagACAATGATTTTAGGCTAAGGAACATGCTTATAATGTCAGGTATTTAAACCATCATGACGTCTGGCTCTCCTACCTTCTCCAGCCACTGAGTGCTGCTGAACATCTCCAGATCGAAGTAAAAAGGAGTTTTGAGCAGAAGGCTCACTTTCCCTGCATCTGCTGAGTACTGCAggtttgtaaagaaataaactttccATTAATGTTTAAGTGAAACGGCAACAAATAAGCTGcgttttaaatgaaacaaactagCCTTGTACCTTGGCGAGCAGCTGTGGAAGTAGAGGGATGAAGTGTGTGGTAATGCGATTCCTGTCTTGTTCCTGGATCTTCTTGTCCTTCATACTCAGGATCTATAATCGTTTAGTGAACGGCAACAAATATGTAAAGgtgacaaacaaataaaataaagcaatgtgtgtttgtaaaagtaTTGAACAATGGTGGCCAAGTTTTCAGTGACCCAAACAtgcaaattaacattttttaagaatttCTTTCACTCTCAACTGTTTTACTAAACACCTGACCCAAGACTACGCCTTCATGTGTTTCAAGCACCTTTTTGCCCAGGCTCCTCCCAACAGGTGGCGTTGCCTGTGCTGCCTGTCTGATGGCACACGTCATAATCTCCAAGAGCGCGCCCTCCTCCTCGTACAACAGTCCTGACAACACAGAAGCAGAGACAGGAGTTGATTCTGGTGTTAAGCCGAAAAATCCACACAGACTTTGTTCAGCGCAGTTTGATCTTGTTCCTCACCGGCGTCTTGAAGCAGCAGAGCCGTCATCGTCTCCCAGTCTCTGAGCTCAGACCCTGCCACAGCCCACAGACTGTCCACAAGGTACGTCCCGTGCTCGTGGAACTGTTCAGAGTACCCagtttacatttacaaaaagagtGAAGCAAATTGAacttacagtttattttattccaagTGAATTTGTATCCTGCTGTGACGTTTGACTTGTGCAGCATTAAGGGAACTCAAACTGCtttgactttaataaaacagaaaacaaaagagcatATGAGGGGGAAATAACCAGAAAATTCCCtttgaaagttaaaacaatgtcatttttttaataaaatagagGATGATTGAGATGAGGAAGAAGAACAGAACCACTACCTCACTCTGGATGTAGAAGGAGATGAGGATCTGAAAAAAGGCAGCATTCCTGCTTTGATCCTTCCCCTGGGTGTCAGTAGCCATCACACATTTCAgtctgacacaaacaaaaagagcttttaaatgataaaagtcacaaacagaCTCTTGAGAAAGAGAAGTATTTAATATGCAAAACACTTCTGCTGCTCATAAAAGTGCAAAAGATGTACCGTTTAATGTTTGTGATGATGTACAATTTAAAAGCTTACTAAAGctgatgttttaattaaaaaccaaacatcaagGCTTTAACTCTTCAGTCTGATGAAGAGGCAGCAATAAAGTAACCAAACAAAAAGTAGCGATGGaactgcatttgtttaaaaaacgtGCAAAACATATGAAACTTTGCACATTTGCAGGATGAGAACATACTTGTTGCAGAGGAAGGCGCCGGCTGCAGAGGCCAGACCTCTGTGTGAAGCATAAACCAAAGGATAGATGTGTCCacactcctcctccttcaggcCTTCCTCTGCACTCCTGGGAATGTGGGCACAAACGAACgggtcagttttacacattaaaTTAACAAGGGGAAAAGTCTTTAGCCATTTAATACCGACTtcacttttaggttttatataTCCTACTTTAAATAAGAGGCTGCCACTTGTTGGTGgaagaaatgagcaaaaataaatttcatcaaaatcataagaaaactgttttaatacAATTCTAAACTAAACAACCATCCTGACTAGGGCTGGGTATTGTTAGGAACCTCACGATTCGATTCGATTTCGATTATTGCTGTTGCGATTCGATTCGATTCGATTCGATATTGATTTAAAGTTGTGAAGACACAAATGATTTAAgataatgttgacatttttaaaatatttattttcatacaaaCTTCTGTAACATCACATTTCTGAGcatagaaacaaacttttttctgcAATGTGCTTACAGTAGAAAACTGTtcttaataaacaataaaaaataaagtgcatgtaaaataaaattaggcaTAACTTATCTCTTGAAgtctaatataaataaaaatgcatttcaatAACATCTGTGCATATTAGtgcagatttaaacacaaatcataGGGTTGTATTCAACTGAATTGCACTGAAAACGTTTAGTGCTTGTAAACATTCTTAGCTTTTGAACATGTAGTGATTAACctctcattttttaacatatctTGAACTGAACTATAGTACTGTAGCCAGAAATAAAGAATTGTACTGTAACAGTACTGTTCTTCATTTCTGGTTACAGACTAAGTGGGCACGTGGAGATTCTTGTtcagaaaaagcagctgatccACATGCTCAGGCTTCAATGCACTTCTCTGGGCTGTGACTATGTCACCTGCTGTGGAAAAGATCCTTTCAGCAGGTACACTACTGCCTGGGATGCAAAGGTACCTTTTAGCTTGGCATGACAACAAAGGGTATTCCCCCTCATGCTCTCTCCACCAGTTGAGTGGATTTGTGGAGAGTGGCAGTGGTTGCACCTCTTTGTAACGCACCACCTCATCCAATGCCTTGGTATCTGTGGTTCTGGACACTGCTACTGGAGTTGTATATGCGCTTCCAAAAAGATCAGCCAGAGCACAAGAGTCCCTTGCTTTCTTTGGTGATGGTCCAGAAGGGTCATCAACCGGCTCTCCCTGCTGTTCAATTGCCTCACGGTCTTCATCCATCAGCCCACTCtgttgctgcaaaaaaataagaaaataatcgCATTGGAAAGAAGAGCTTTATCATTTCAaatagctcatttaaaatgcattgtagggctaaatcattaaaataaaaagtatattaaTTTGCCAGTGTTCAAATAATTGCAGACAAGATAGCATTCcataagacaacaaaacaaaactattcgGTGTGTATGTGAcagaatgcattttttatttatactttagtACTTACTGAGCTTTTAACAGTGGCCAATTCTTTTGTGAGAGCTATAAGATGCGTGAACACTTCTTCTCGCTCATCATCATCTGACAGAAAAAGTAGGGCCTTAAACCTTGGGTCCAGGGCAGCAGCAATGGAGAGCTCATCCTTCAGACCCAGGTACCTTGAGAAAATTTTAAGTGACTTTGTGTACACCATaatcattgtttttataaatattaatgacaaattatttaattgtgttgcaaaaaagttatatatatattaataccTTTTTTGGAGATCCCTGCACATAGCAATCTTCATTTCCTTCACCACTGCAGAGTCACTGGATGATGGTTGCATATCCTCTAGAAGTCTTTCTTTTAGAGGTGCAATGACAGACAGACTTGGGGTGCTTTCCTGAGACATCACCAAGGTGGCTTTCTTTAATGACTTCAGAGCCTGAGCAATATCCTCTGCTGCTGTAATGTCTGCCTCTGTAAGGGAGCATAGATCTTTTTCCTGCTTTCGCACTTCAGGTGCAAGTAATGCAGCAGAGACAGCTGGTTGTTGTTCCAAAAATCTCTCCAGCATATCTAAAGCGCTATTCCATCTTGTAGAGACATCAGTCAGTAACTTGTGTTGTGGGAGGTCCAACAACTTTTGATTCTTCTTGAGTGCATGACAGGCCAAAGTGCTGCgatgaaaaaaagcagagatgcgccTCACTCTGCCCAGAAGCCGTGTGACTGCAGGGGTTTTAAGAGCAGCCTGCGAAGCCAAGTTGAGCACATGGGCAAAGCAGCCAACATGCAATAGATCAGTGAGACCGACAGCAGCTAGCATGTTAGCCGCGTTGTCTGTAACAACAGCAGGCACTTTTCCGGTTATGCCCCATTCATTTATTGCCTCTGTCAACAAGTTTGCTATATTGCTACCTGTATGACTTCCATGAAGGGGCCTGGTCTGAAGCACATTTGACACCAATTCCCACTCGTCCGATATGAAATGAGAAGTGATGGTTACGTAGGGGTCGGTAGCTCTCGAGGTCCAGCCATCACACGTCAGAGCAACTCTTTCGGCCGACTTTAACGACTCCAAAACGTCTGTCTTCACCTCTGTATACAGTGACGGCACAGCGACTTCTGTCATGTATTTACGTGTTGGTATTGCGTAGCGTGGTTCGAGTATCTTTAGCATATTCTTAAAACCCTTGTTTTCAACAACACTGTACGGTCGTAGGTCCTTGCAAATAAACACGGCTACAGACTTTGTGATTTTTTGTGCGCGGGCAGAGCTTGACGGCAGTTTAGAGATGAATGATTTGTCgatttgtgtctgtttggagtcaacaggTTGTGCTTTTTGTAGCGCATCTGCGTGGTATCTGGTTAAGTGATTGCGCAGGTTTGTCGTGTTACTGCAGTACTTTAATTCTCTCTGGCACAGCTTACATACCACCTTGCTTTTGTCGACTTCTTGAGTTCCAGATTTAGACAGGAAAGCAAAATGAGCCCAAACATCTGACTTAAAAGTTGACGGAGTTAGCTTTCTACAGCTGCTCGCCATGACTGTTGTTATGCACTCAGGTGCTCAGCACAGTAACCAAACTCGCAGCGCCCCCAACGTGTCAGGAGGGGAATCGATTCTGAGGAGCCCCCTAATCGATTATGAATTTTGCATGAAATTATTGCGATGCATCGATTCTTCAATTATTTTACCCACCCCTAATCCTGACTCTTGTTTGTTGACTAAAATCTGATCATGCAGGGCACAGACACAGAAAAGCAGCTTCTGATATTAggatgttacaaaaaaaaacatttggtccTGTGGTCCTCATTGTGGGGTTGAGTCACCAAAAGATGGGCTTGCTTCCCgatcacaaaaaaatatacaagtAGGTGACAGATGTCAGTGTAGTCCAAGATGTATTCTCTCCCTGCAGAACATTTTACCAAGACAAAGTGTTACTTTATCTTACTTTACCACtggtcataatgttttggctgATCTGTGGAGTTCAGAAccaaagctttaaaatttaGGTTCAAGAAAGTTACTATATTCAGCTATTTTTGGTCACcctaaaataatatttctgcacAGCACTGACAAAGACAGCAGCACAAAGAAACCATGAGACAGAGAAAGCCCTCACTGTTGGATCAGCAGCAACAGATTGACCACTTCCACCGCCACGTCTGGGTCTTTGTCCAGCACCATGCTGAGAATCCtttcctaaacacacacacacacattcagttatgcactgtaacacacacacacagagcaatgCAATGATGccagcacacaaacactgtgCATAATAAATAATATGCATAAATGTACCCACGTCCACaaaagtgacacacacacacaagcccaCTGATTAGGCGGAAATCCATGGCATAAAAAGACCATTTATCTGCAGCAGCACATGTGGCTCAGGAGGGTTTTCATGTGTTTGAGTAGGGCTTATTATCTATCTGTAATTGGCAGCAATTAACAAAAAAACCAGGCACGTGCCCAGACAAAGGATGGGACcataacaacaaacagaagtggtgcaaagagaaaaaaaaagagagagaaaaggcaTGGAAATACAGGGAGGAGGCAAAAAAGGGAGGAGGCAAATAGGGAGGAGAGACACAGACAGGCAACAAAGTGGAAACAATACAGAAATCTGAAACAATAGATGTCAGACAGAAAGGGGAGAAAACATGCATCAAATGAAGCACGAGTCCAATCCAGAGGGATGCCTCACTTTAAATCTGCTGGTGAAAAGCTCCAGGCGGCCAATGAACTCCTTCTCCTGGTACAGACCCTGCAGGGCACGCACACACTGCAGACGCACCGGACtttg carries:
- the LOC108231400 gene encoding E3 SUMO-protein ligase ZBED1-like, producing MASSCRKLTPSTFKSDVWAHFAFLSKSGTQEVDKSKVVCKLCQRELKYCSNTTNLRNHLTRYHADALQKAQPVDSKQTQIDKSFISKLPSSSARAQKITKSVAVFICKDLRPYSVVENKGFKNMLKILEPRYAIPTRKYMTEVAVPSLYTEVKTDVLESLKSAERVALTCDGWTSRATDPYVTITSHFISDEWELVSNVLQTRPLHGSHTGSNIANLLTEAINEWGITGKVPAVVTDNAANMLAAVGLTDLLHVGCFAHVLNLASQAALKTPAVTRLLGRVRRISAFFHRSTLACHALKKNQKLLDLPQHKLLTDVSTRWNSALDMLERFLEQQPAVSAALLAPEVRKQEKDLCSLTEADITAAEDIAQALKSLKKATLVMSQESTPSLSVIAPLKERLLEDMQPSSSDSAVVKEMKIAMCRDLQKRYLGLKDELSIAAALDPRFKALLFLSDDDEREEVFTHLIALTKELATVKSSQQSGLMDEDREAIEQQGEPVDDPSGPSPKKARDSCALADLFGSAYTTPVAVSRTTDTKALDEVVRYKEVQPLPLSTNPLNWWREHEGEYPLLSCQAKRYLCIPGSSVPAERIFSTAGDIVTAQRSALKPEHVDQLLFLNKNLHVPT